AGAGAACTTCTATGGCGAAGAAACCTTGGGCGATACAACCTATTTCACAGCGGTTTACCCTGACGTAGCCGTGTCGGAAGCCTGCACCAGTTGTCATAACAAACATAAAGATTCCCCTAAGACCGACTTCAAGATTGGGGAAGTGATGGGTGGGGTGGTGATCCGCGTCCCTCTTTAAAGCGCTGTCAGTACTTATGAGCGAGGTCTGAATAAGGAGGGTTGTTCAGAAAAGCCAGGATGGCTTGCCTTAACTCATGAGTAGGAGAATATCTTATGGAAAAGAGCAGTAAACGCTTACGACAGAAATCCATTGGACAACTAGGGTTAGTAAGCTTGGCCGTACTTTTTTTGTCGGCCTGTGGTAATCCCGAGCTGGAATTGGGTGAGCAAATCTATAGTGGCACCTGTAAAGCCTGTCATGCCGGTGGCATTAACGGTGCGCCTATTTTGGGAAATAAAAAAATGTGGTCAAAACGGGCGCCTCAAGGTGTTCCGACCTTAGTGCAACATGCCAGTAACGGCTATGGCCTGATGCCTGCCAAGGGGGGTAATACCAGTCTTAACGAACAAGACATTACCGCCGCAGTGAAGTTTATGTTGAGCAGATTAGAGCAGTAGCCTGGTTGAGACCGAACGATTAAAACAATGATGAGGAAATACTATGTCTGTATACGAAAAGATTGGTGGTGAAGCAGCTGTGAATGCTGCGGTAGATATCTTTTATCGCAAAGTGTTGGCGGATGATCGCATCAGTGACTTCTTCGACACTGTGGATATGGAAGCGCAACACGCTAAGCAAAAAGCCTTCCTGACCATGGCCTTTGGTGGCCCGAACAGCTACACCGGGAAGGACATGCGTGAAGCGCATAAGCACATGAACCTGACTGAAGAGCACTTCAACGCGGTGGCTGAGAATCTGGTGGGCACCCTTGAGGAACTGGAGGTTCCACAAGAGTACATTGATGAAATCGTCGGCATCGCCGTCAGTGTTAAAGACGACGTGCTTAATAAGTAATTCATACATTTATTAAGAAATACATCAACTCAATGATTATTCGCAAAGCAGGTTTGGGTTATGTCTCAGGTTCA
This genomic stretch from Litoribrevibacter albus harbors:
- a CDS encoding c-type cytochrome — translated: MEKSSKRLRQKSIGQLGLVSLAVLFLSACGNPELELGEQIYSGTCKACHAGGINGAPILGNKKMWSKRAPQGVPTLVQHASNGYGLMPAKGGNTSLNEQDITAAVKFMLSRLEQ
- a CDS encoding group I truncated hemoglobin, coding for MSVYEKIGGEAAVNAAVDIFYRKVLADDRISDFFDTVDMEAQHAKQKAFLTMAFGGPNSYTGKDMREAHKHMNLTEEHFNAVAENLVGTLEELEVPQEYIDEIVGIAVSVKDDVLNK